CATCGATATCTTTAGACGCCCAGAAGAGAAGGATGTCCAACATCTTTATCCATGTGTCCGGAATCGGGGAGAAATGGCAGGTGCCACCATTCTGATAATCCACCCCATAATTCAGTTTGATGGTTTCATACCAGTCGGTGATATTAGGAGTGGCGTCAAAACGATTATTGCCTGTTGCTTTAGCAGGGAATTCGTGATAAGGTTCTGTGGCGCCGTCTTTCATGTCAAACTGTGCATGAAGTTCTGCTTGCGGAATATAATAAAAATTATTATAAGGGCTGAAAGAGAGGCTTGAGTCATCGTTGGCGCCCAGTTCCGTAGTGCCATCCGGTTGCGCGTCCGAATGATATTGGCGGGCTACATGGTTGGGGACAAAGTCTATGATAACTTTCAGTCCCACACGATGTGTTCGGTGCACCAAGTTCTCAAATTCCTTCATACGTCCCGGCACGTCGTTTGCCAGATCCGGGTCAACATCATAATAATCTTTGATAGCATAAGGCGAACCGGCTTTGCCCTTCACGATAGCGGGATGATCCGGGCTGATGTTGTATCGGCGATAATCTGTCTGGGTAGCATGTTCGATAATTCCTGTGTACCAAATATGCGTACTGCCCAGTTTCTTGATTTCTCCAAGTGCTTTGAGAGTAAAGTCTGCCATTTTACCGCAGCCGTTGGTGGCTATATCCCCGTTGTAAACGCAATGGTTATTATTATTGCCGAACAGGCGGGTGAACACTTGATAGATAATTATTTTATTCTCGTCATTCATATAGAGTAGATTTTAATATTCGTATTCATTGTTCTTCTCGGAAAATAGGGGCTATTTCCATATTTTCCCCTTTTTTTCCAGTAATTGATTCAGTACTCCGTTGGCTGTATTATATCCTTGCTCAAATATTTCTTCCGCTTTTTCCAATTCCGTATTACTGTATCCGTAGAGGTTGTAAGGTTCAATCAGTAAATCGCATTTATCCCTTTCGGGGAAGGTGTTGGCACGGAACATAAAGTGGAATGAGCGCATGGCGATGCTGACAATATTCATTTTATAATCTTGTGCCATGATTGGACTTACATTGACTGCTACCACTTTGTTGCATACTCTGCGGAGGGTAGAAACCGGAAGGTTCATCATCAATCCGCCGTCTACGTAGTTCGTTCCTTCAATGTTGACCGGAGCGAACATGACAGGCATACAACACGAAGCGGCTACCCGTTCGGCAATTGAACCACGGTGAAAGTGAACCATACGTCCGTGGTCAAGGTCAGTTGCTGTAATGATTAAGGGAATCTGAAGGTCTTCCAGATTCTTTGCTTTTACATTGGTACGGAGAAAATCAATAAATTCGCAAAGGTCGAATAATCCTTTCTTGGGGATTACCAGTTTGGTCAGATCCTGAAATTTGTGCCCGGAAAAGTAGTCCAGCACTTGGTGAGGTTCATTACCGTCTGCGTAGAAGACTCCCGCAAGAGCTCCGGCGCTAACTCCGGAGATAATATCCGGTTTGATATCATGCTCTAAGAGAGCCTGCATTACGCCCAAATGAGCGAATCCTTTAATAAATCCTCCACTTAGAGCATAACCTATCTGATATTTCCGGTTCGGCCAATTGTTTGTATATACCTCCATGAGTTTTTTTCTTTCTTTAATTCGCTACGAATTTAGTGAATTTATTGAAAGTAGAAGGAATATAACAGATAGTTTTTACTATGCCGGATGGAAACTTTCCTCTAATGCTACGCTGGTCAGAACCCGAAATCGTCTATTTCAACCTTGTGCTCTTCGCTTTCTTTGAATGGTTTCGCTTCTTTTTGTACCGGATTGCCTTCAATATAGATAGCGCGGAACGGACGGGCAGGACAAACATATTCCCAACCAATATTAGGCTTTACGACCACCTTCTGTCCCGGTTTGACGAATTGCTTCATACCACCCAGTTCGCTAATGGCACGACGAAACATGGCTTCCGGCTCTCTACCCATGACGGCTACCAAGTCAGGGTTGGCTCCGCTATTTCTATTTTAGTTTAGAGTTTTGCAATCG
This portion of the Bacteroides acidifaciens genome encodes:
- a CDS encoding patatin-like phospholipase family protein → MEVYTNNWPNRKYQIGYALSGGFIKGFAHLGVMQALLEHDIKPDIISGVSAGALAGVFYADGNEPHQVLDYFSGHKFQDLTKLVIPKKGLFDLCEFIDFLRTNVKAKNLEDLQIPLIITATDLDHGRMVHFHRGSIAERVAASCCMPVMFAPVNIEGTNYVDGGLMMNLPVSTLRRVCNKVVAVNVSPIMAQDYKMNIVSIAMRSFHFMFRANTFPERDKCDLLIEPYNLYGYSNTELEKAEEIFEQGYNTANGVLNQLLEKKGKIWK